In Paenibacillus phoenicis, one genomic interval encodes:
- the purU gene encoding formyltetrahydrofolate deformylase, whose amino-acid sequence MDTHVKTGGQPVKPYESNRARMLISCPDGPGIVAAVSRFLYEHGANIVQSDQYTMDPEGGMFFMRIEFDLDGLDGRIDALKSDFEAIASQFRMQWNIYQLSRKKKLAIFVSKEDHCLVELLWQWQAGDLDAEISMVVSNHPDMKEYVESFGIPYYHIPVTPETKHEAEQKQLEIVSGKVDLIVLARYMQILSPALIEPYRNRLINIHHSFLPAFVGGKPYAQAYNRGVKIIGATAHYVTEELDGGPIIEQDVQRVSHRDDVSELKRIGRTIERVVLARAVKWHIEDRILVHQNKTVVFN is encoded by the coding sequence ATGGATACACATGTCAAAACGGGCGGACAACCCGTAAAGCCTTATGAAAGCAATCGTGCGCGCATGCTGATTTCCTGTCCGGACGGACCGGGGATCGTTGCGGCCGTATCCCGCTTCCTGTATGAGCATGGAGCGAATATCGTGCAATCGGACCAATATACGATGGACCCCGAGGGCGGGATGTTTTTTATGCGGATCGAATTTGATTTGGACGGATTGGACGGGCGGATCGACGCGCTCAAAAGCGATTTCGAAGCGATTGCTTCGCAGTTCCGGATGCAGTGGAACATCTATCAGCTCAGCCGCAAAAAGAAGCTGGCCATCTTCGTGTCGAAGGAGGATCATTGCCTCGTCGAGCTGCTCTGGCAGTGGCAGGCCGGCGACCTGGACGCTGAAATCTCTATGGTGGTGAGCAACCATCCGGATATGAAGGAGTACGTCGAGTCGTTTGGGATTCCGTATTACCATATCCCTGTGACGCCGGAGACCAAACACGAAGCGGAGCAAAAGCAACTCGAGATCGTTAGCGGCAAGGTTGACCTGATCGTGCTGGCGAGATACATGCAAATTCTCTCTCCGGCCTTGATCGAGCCGTACCGCAATCGTTTGATCAACATCCACCATTCGTTCCTGCCTGCTTTTGTCGGGGGAAAACCGTACGCCCAAGCGTATAACCGCGGGGTAAAGATCATCGGTGCCACTGCGCATTACGTGACGGAGGAGCTGGATGGCGGCCCAATCATTGAGCAAGACGTGCAGCGTGTCAGCCACCGTGACGATGTGAGCGAGCTGAAGCGCATCGGCCGCACCATCGAACGGGTCGTGTTAGCCCGGGCAGTGAAATGGCATATCGAAGATCGGATTTTGGTGCATCAAAACAAGACGGTTGTGTTTAACTAA
- a CDS encoding carbohydrate ABC transporter permease — MQTRTSGDKALQWLVGILLGVMGLLMLLPFVWMILSSFKPESEVAQIPPTLWPHQFTLENFQELFENMRFGVYLRNTLIIVVFSFLGLFLNALAGFAFAKYKFKGRDGLFYLVLATMMIPGQVTMIPVYLILNMMGLTNTMIGIVLPGLVGAFGIFLFRQFMSTIPDELLEATRLDGAGEFRIFVQIALPISKSILAVQGILTFIAGWNSFLWPLIIANDESLYTLSVGLQLLKGQYGGDYALQMAGSAFMVVPIIIIFIIFQKHIIENYSISGMK, encoded by the coding sequence ATGCAAACCAGAACCTCGGGCGATAAAGCGCTGCAATGGCTGGTCGGAATTCTGCTCGGCGTGATGGGCCTGCTGATGCTGCTGCCATTCGTCTGGATGATCCTGTCGTCGTTTAAACCGGAAAGCGAAGTGGCGCAGATCCCGCCGACCCTGTGGCCCCACCAGTTCACCCTGGAGAACTTCCAAGAACTGTTTGAGAATATGCGGTTTGGCGTTTATTTGCGAAATACGTTGATCATCGTTGTCTTTTCCTTCCTGGGTCTGTTCCTGAACGCCCTGGCCGGCTTTGCTTTCGCGAAGTACAAGTTTAAGGGACGGGATGGTCTGTTCTATCTCGTTTTGGCCACCATGATGATTCCCGGGCAGGTCACGATGATTCCGGTCTATCTGATCCTGAACATGATGGGCCTAACCAACACGATGATTGGGATTGTACTTCCAGGCTTAGTAGGGGCCTTCGGCATTTTCTTGTTCCGCCAATTCATGTCGACGATTCCCGACGAGTTGTTGGAAGCCACCCGTCTGGACGGGGCCGGCGAATTCCGTATCTTCGTACAGATCGCCTTGCCGATCTCCAAGTCGATCCTCGCGGTACAAGGCATCCTGACCTTTATCGCGGGCTGGAACAGCTTCCTGTGGCCGCTGATCATTGCAAACGACGAGAGTCTATATACCCTGTCGGTTGGCCTGCAGCTGCTTAAAGGCCAGTACGGCGGAGACTACGCCTTGCAGATGGCAGGCTCGGCATTTATGGTTGTTCCGATCATCATCATCTTCATCATCTTCCAAAAACATATTATCGAAAACTATTCGATTTCCGGTATGAAATAA
- a CDS encoding YigZ family protein, which translates to MLEKYKTVRQSGEKEIVIKKSRFIGHVKPVETEAEALQFIEEIKKKHWNATHNCSAYMIGERDEIQKQSDDGEPSGTAGKPILEVIKNQGLKNVAIVVTRYFGGIMLGAGGLIRAYTDGAVAALEAGEVITRVLHQEVFVELDYTWLGKVENELRNRGIRKGETVFADKVTLCCLPLHPEASAFMDWMTDLTGGQAVMTEGDKVYFIEGE; encoded by the coding sequence ATGCTAGAAAAGTACAAGACGGTCAGGCAATCCGGAGAAAAGGAAATCGTCATCAAGAAATCAAGGTTTATCGGGCACGTGAAGCCGGTGGAAACCGAAGCTGAGGCGCTCCAGTTTATCGAGGAAATCAAGAAGAAGCATTGGAACGCTACGCACAACTGTTCCGCTTATATGATCGGGGAACGGGACGAAATCCAGAAGCAATCAGACGACGGAGAGCCAAGCGGTACGGCCGGGAAGCCGATTTTGGAGGTGATCAAAAATCAGGGCCTCAAGAACGTGGCAATCGTCGTAACCCGGTATTTTGGCGGGATTATGCTGGGGGCGGGCGGCCTCATCCGTGCGTACACCGACGGAGCTGTCGCAGCGCTCGAAGCAGGAGAAGTGATCACCCGCGTATTGCATCAAGAAGTGTTTGTTGAACTGGATTACACCTGGCTGGGCAAAGTGGAGAATGAACTGCGGAACCGTGGCATCCGTAAGGGAGAGACGGTGTTTGCGGATAAGGTGACATTATGCTGTCTGCCGCTTCATCCGGAGGCAAGCGCCTTCATGGATTGGATGACCGATTTGACGGGGGGTCAGGCCGTGATGACGGAAGGTGACAAGGTTTATTTTATTGAAGGGGAATAA
- a CDS encoding NAD(P)-dependent oxidoreductase, producing the protein MKTIGFIGLGTMGAPMASNLLRAGYPVTVFNRTASKAAPLAELGAAVAPSPKEAAAGADVVITMVSNDDSIAEVYEGENGVLAGIRPGTTVIDCSTISPALVQRLAKQVAALGGAFLDAPVTGSSPAAIDGTLVFMVGGSAETLAQVTDLFDTMGKKVLHMGDNGSGAVAKLAHNTIVGINNLALAEGFAIAAKSGLPADRFLELVQLGSAGSKAAELKGRKIIEHDFTNQFSLALMLKDLKLASALTDGSGIPAPMLNLAKSLFQAGQTQGFGDEDLSSIVKVYEAWIGKQIGE; encoded by the coding sequence TTGAAAACAATCGGATTTATCGGCCTCGGGACGATGGGTGCACCGATGGCTTCGAACCTGCTTCGCGCAGGTTATCCTGTAACAGTATTTAACCGGACCGCCTCTAAAGCAGCGCCGTTAGCCGAATTGGGTGCCGCCGTAGCCCCTTCACCAAAGGAAGCCGCCGCCGGAGCGGACGTTGTCATCACCATGGTCAGCAACGATGATTCCATCGCTGAAGTATACGAAGGGGAAAACGGCGTCTTAGCCGGAATCCGGCCCGGAACGACCGTCATCGACTGCTCCACCATCTCACCGGCGCTCGTGCAACGTCTGGCTAAACAGGTAGCCGCACTTGGCGGCGCGTTCCTTGACGCCCCGGTCACCGGGAGCTCGCCGGCAGCGATCGACGGCACGCTCGTCTTTATGGTCGGCGGCTCGGCGGAGACGCTGGCGCAAGTAACGGATCTGTTTGACACGATGGGCAAAAAAGTGCTGCACATGGGTGACAACGGCAGCGGCGCCGTCGCCAAGCTGGCCCACAACACCATCGTTGGCATCAACAACCTGGCGCTGGCCGAAGGCTTTGCGATCGCCGCCAAGTCGGGTCTGCCGGCCGACCGCTTCCTGGAGCTCGTGCAGCTGGGCTCCGCCGGCAGTAAAGCCGCAGAGCTCAAAGGCCGCAAAATCATAGAGCATGATTTTACGAATCAATTCTCGCTGGCGTTGATGCTCAAAGACTTGAAGCTCGCGTCTGCGCTAACCGACGGCTCCGGCATCCCGGCCCCGATGCTGAACCTGGCCAAGAGCCTGTTCCAAGCGGGGCAAACCCAAGGCTTCGGCGATGAGGACCTCTCCTCCATCGTCAAAGTGTATGAAGCCTGGATTGGCAAGCAAATCGGCGAATAA
- a CDS encoding glucose-6-phosphate isomerase, with protein sequence MSKKVTFDYSNALQFVGQHEIDYFAEPVRVAHEQLHNGTGAGSDFLGWINLPTDYDKEEFTRIKKAAAKIQSDSDVLIVIGIGGSYLGARAAIESLSHSFYNLLPKDKRKTPEIYFAGNNISSTYVNHLLELIEGKDFSVNVISKSGTTTEPAIAFRIFRAALEKKYGKEEARKRIYATTDKARGALKKLATEEGYETFVIPDDVGGRYSVLTAVGLLPIATAGINIEEMMQGAADAAKEFSNPNLAENASYQYAAVRNALYRKGKVTEILVNYEPSLHYVSEWWKQLYGESEGKDYKGIYPASVDFSTDLHSMGQFIQEGNRNIFETVIQVTEVPSHITIESDPADLDGLNFLAGKTLDFVNKKAFQGTLLAHTDGQVPNLVVNVPDLTPYSFGYLVYFFEKACGISGYLLGVNPFDQPGVEAYKKNMFALLGKPGYEKEKAELEARLSK encoded by the coding sequence ATGTCCAAAAAAGTGACTTTTGACTACAGTAACGCCCTGCAATTCGTTGGACAACATGAAATCGATTATTTTGCCGAGCCTGTTCGCGTTGCTCATGAGCAATTACATAATGGCACCGGGGCAGGTTCCGACTTCCTGGGTTGGATCAACCTGCCGACCGATTATGATAAAGAAGAGTTCACCCGCATTAAGAAGGCTGCGGCCAAAATCCAAAGCGATTCCGATGTCCTGATCGTCATCGGGATCGGCGGCTCCTACCTGGGTGCGCGCGCCGCAATCGAATCGCTGTCCCATTCGTTCTATAACCTCTTGCCGAAGGACAAGCGTAAGACGCCGGAAATTTATTTTGCCGGGAACAACATCAGCTCCACTTACGTGAATCACTTGCTTGAACTGATCGAAGGCAAAGACTTCTCCGTGAACGTCATCTCCAAATCGGGGACGACCACGGAGCCGGCGATCGCTTTCCGTATTTTCCGTGCGGCATTAGAGAAGAAGTACGGCAAGGAAGAAGCGCGCAAACGCATTTACGCGACGACCGACAAAGCGAGAGGTGCCTTGAAGAAGCTGGCTACCGAAGAAGGCTACGAAACATTTGTGATTCCGGACGACGTTGGTGGACGTTATTCCGTATTAACTGCGGTTGGCCTGTTGCCGATTGCGACTGCAGGTATTAATATTGAAGAAATGATGCAAGGCGCTGCCGACGCGGCGAAGGAATTCAGCAACCCGAACTTGGCAGAGAACGCAAGCTACCAATATGCGGCTGTCCGGAACGCTTTGTACCGGAAAGGGAAAGTCACGGAAATTCTCGTGAACTACGAGCCTTCCCTCCACTACGTATCGGAATGGTGGAAGCAGCTGTACGGTGAAAGTGAAGGTAAGGATTACAAAGGTATCTATCCGGCATCGGTTGATTTCTCCACCGATTTGCACTCCATGGGCCAATTTATCCAAGAGGGCAACCGGAACATCTTTGAAACAGTCATTCAAGTAACAGAGGTGCCTAGCCACATCACGATCGAATCCGATCCGGCGGACTTGGACGGCTTGAACTTCCTGGCCGGCAAAACGCTGGACTTCGTGAACAAGAAGGCGTTCCAAGGTACGCTGTTGGCGCATACGGATGGTCAAGTACCTAACTTGGTTGTCAATGTGCCGGATTTGACACCGTACTCCTTTGGTTACCTGGTGTATTTCTTTGAAAAAGCCTGCGGTATCAGCGGATATCTGCTGGGCGTAAATCCGTTCGACCAACCGGGTGTAGAAGCGTACAAGAAGAACATGTTTGCGCTCCTTGGCAAACCGGGGTACGAGAAGGAAAAGGCCGAACTCGAAGCGCGTCTTTCCAAGTAA
- a CDS encoding carbohydrate ABC transporter permease, translating to MKGLSQKNAPYLFIAPTLILLALFSLLPIAIALVISFTDMDLAGLADLSNISFVGFDNYKEVLLDPSFQKSIFNTLFYVIIGVPLVIIISLLIALLINFGKARIFKAFRVIFYMPSVTNVVAVAVVWSYLYNPSLGLLNYILNSLGFGSVPWLQDPVMAKISLIILAVWRAIGLNMIIFIAAIKGISKTYYEAAQIDGASNWRQTWSITIPLLRFAIFFVSITTMIGWLQFFEEPFVMTKGGPLDGTISVALFIYNNGFQFSKFGYAAAGSFILFFAIILITLIQFRFQNKEADV from the coding sequence ATGAAAGGCTTATCGCAAAAAAATGCACCCTACCTGTTCATTGCGCCGACCTTAATTTTGCTGGCGCTCTTTTCGCTGCTTCCGATCGCCATTGCCCTGGTGATCAGCTTCACCGACATGGATTTAGCCGGGTTGGCCGACCTCTCCAACATCAGCTTTGTAGGTTTCGATAACTATAAGGAAGTGCTGTTGGACCCATCGTTTCAAAAATCCATTTTTAACACGTTATTTTACGTTATTATCGGCGTACCGCTCGTTATCATCATTTCCCTGTTGATCGCCTTGCTGATCAACTTCGGTAAAGCCCGTATTTTCAAAGCATTTCGGGTCATTTTCTATATGCCGTCGGTTACCAACGTCGTGGCGGTAGCCGTCGTATGGAGCTACCTGTACAACCCGTCGCTGGGACTGCTCAACTATATTTTGAACTCGCTGGGGTTCGGGTCTGTCCCTTGGCTGCAAGATCCGGTCATGGCGAAAATCTCGCTGATTATCCTGGCCGTATGGCGGGCGATTGGCTTAAATATGATTATTTTCATCGCTGCGATCAAAGGCATCTCGAAAACGTATTATGAAGCGGCGCAAATCGACGGAGCCAGCAACTGGCGGCAAACCTGGTCGATTACGATTCCGCTGCTGCGCTTCGCCATCTTCTTTGTCTCCATCACCACGATGATCGGCTGGCTGCAGTTCTTCGAGGAACCTTTTGTCATGACCAAAGGCGGTCCGCTGGATGGCACGATCTCCGTAGCTTTGTTTATTTATAACAACGGCTTTCAATTCAGCAAATTCGGATATGCTGCGGCAGGCTCCTTTATTCTGTTCTTCGCCATTATCCTGATCACGTTGATCCAATTCAGATTTCAAAACAAGGAAGCGGATGTCTGA
- a CDS encoding sulfate/molybdate ABC transporter ATP-binding protein, translating to MHVEVRNLNKHFGSFHAVRDVSFGIEKGQLIGLLGPSGGGKTSILRMLAGLEQPDEGEILFHGQRVNELKPQDRGIGFVFQSYALFKHMTVFDNIAFGLQVKKVPKAEIRKRVMELVELTGLSGFEHRYPHQLSGGQRQRVAFARALAPQPQLLLLDEPFAAIDAKIRQELRSWLRELIEQVGITSIFVTHDQDEAIEVADEIMIINQGRLEQKGTPWDIYKEPQTPFVASFIGQSTLVERATDLKGFEEECGGMATKALIRPEYIEVGTEHEFTLLSATAPGVVKHLHFRGSEWLVEVEVGGHTLTTFRSLEKETLKAGQEVRVLVHRAYLFDDERSWILENPLKREPLSVII from the coding sequence ATGCATGTAGAAGTGCGGAACTTAAATAAGCATTTTGGCAGCTTCCATGCCGTTCGAGATGTTAGTTTTGGCATCGAAAAGGGGCAATTAATCGGCTTGCTGGGGCCGAGCGGCGGCGGTAAAACGTCGATTCTTCGTATGCTCGCAGGTTTGGAGCAGCCGGATGAAGGGGAGATTCTGTTCCATGGACAGCGGGTCAATGAATTAAAGCCGCAGGATCGCGGAATCGGCTTCGTATTCCAGAGTTATGCCCTCTTCAAGCATATGACCGTATTCGATAATATTGCTTTTGGGTTGCAAGTGAAGAAAGTACCGAAGGCAGAAATACGGAAGCGGGTGATGGAGCTGGTTGAGCTGACCGGGCTGAGCGGATTCGAGCACCGCTACCCGCATCAGCTGTCCGGCGGGCAGCGACAGCGGGTCGCTTTTGCCCGGGCCTTGGCTCCGCAGCCGCAGCTCTTGCTGCTGGATGAGCCGTTTGCGGCGATCGACGCAAAGATCCGCCAGGAGCTGCGGTCGTGGCTGCGCGAGTTGATCGAGCAGGTGGGCATCACCTCCATCTTCGTCACCCATGACCAGGATGAAGCAATTGAAGTTGCCGATGAGATTATGATCATTAATCAAGGCCGGCTGGAGCAGAAAGGGACGCCATGGGATATTTATAAGGAGCCGCAGACCCCGTTTGTCGCCTCGTTTATCGGCCAATCGACGCTGGTGGAGCGCGCCACCGATCTGAAGGGCTTCGAGGAAGAATGCGGAGGGATGGCGACGAAAGCCTTGATCCGTCCGGAGTATATTGAAGTGGGCACTGAGCACGAGTTTACGCTGTTATCCGCAACCGCTCCAGGTGTGGTGAAGCATCTCCACTTCCGCGGCAGCGAATGGCTGGTGGAGGTCGAGGTCGGCGGACATACGCTGACAACCTTCCGCTCCCTGGAGAAGGAAACGTTGAAGGCAGGACAGGAAGTGCGCGTGCTGGTGCACCGCGCTTATCTCTTTGACGACGAACGAAGCTGGATTCTTGAGAATCCGCTGAAGCGTGAACCGCTCAGCGTGATCATTTAA
- a CDS encoding TetR/AcrR family transcriptional regulator has product MARRAVDQELSRERIMEAARHLFITKGYRGISMRSIGQHLGYSHGSLYYHFKEKAELFYAIVVKDFESLTHLCEQVTKRPPADGLTKAEQLMLEFIKFGLEHPHQYEIMFMLRDEEILAYCRNEQAKCFNMFESLIRSFLQEEKHPLEKHPSLPLSMFLGMHGFISYYIQDRLTFEEIKPAAVAHVKLLSHSVYRITS; this is encoded by the coding sequence ATGGCAAGAAGAGCAGTTGATCAGGAGTTGTCGAGAGAAAGAATTATGGAAGCGGCCCGTCATTTGTTCATTACCAAAGGGTACCGCGGAATATCCATGAGGAGCATCGGTCAGCATTTGGGATACAGCCACGGCTCGCTATATTATCACTTCAAGGAAAAGGCCGAATTGTTTTACGCCATCGTGGTAAAAGATTTCGAGTCGCTTACCCACCTGTGCGAGCAAGTGACAAAACGACCGCCAGCCGACGGGCTCACCAAAGCGGAACAGCTGATGCTGGAGTTTATCAAATTCGGCTTGGAGCATCCGCACCAATACGAAATCATGTTTATGCTCAGGGATGAGGAGATCCTAGCATACTGTCGCAACGAACAAGCTAAATGTTTTAATATGTTCGAGTCGCTCATTCGCAGTTTTCTGCAGGAAGAGAAGCATCCGCTGGAGAAGCATCCGTCTCTTCCGCTCAGTATGTTTTTGGGTATGCATGGATTTATCTCTTACTACATCCAAGATCGGCTGACCTTTGAAGAGATTAAGCCGGCTGCTGTCGCCCACGTAAAGTTGTTAAGCCACAGCGTTTACCGTATAACGTCATAA
- a CDS encoding deoxyribonuclease IV yields the protein MLKIGSHVSFSDKGLPSATAEAVSYGSSSFMIYTGAPQNTRRKPIESMNIEEGKAAMEQAGIGEIVVHAPYIINLGSYKSNTYQLAVDFLQEEIRRTHALGVRNIVLHPGAFTDKDAEYGVNRIAEGLNEVLNGTNETDVCIALETMAGKGTEVGRSFEEIAQIIDKVQHNERLTICLDTCHIHDAGYDIVNDLDGVLKKFDDTIGLKRIEVVHINDSKNPVGAAKDRHAPIGSGWIGFEAINRVVHHDALQGRPFILETPWVGKDAKTQRPMYEVEIALLRGNVAERFGDAFLSDVERLADFFAKQDIHSRSFVLDTWNLLKNDAKAKKADPREPMERLYDLTVEASLFPDLTEEQINHRLVAWFASGK from the coding sequence TTGCTGAAAATTGGTTCCCATGTTTCGTTCTCGGACAAGGGCCTGCCCAGCGCTACGGCCGAGGCGGTGAGCTACGGCTCCAGCTCGTTCATGATATACACCGGGGCACCGCAAAACACGCGGCGTAAACCGATTGAATCGATGAATATTGAAGAAGGCAAAGCGGCGATGGAGCAAGCCGGGATCGGCGAAATCGTGGTCCATGCGCCTTATATTATCAATTTGGGTTCTTATAAATCCAACACCTATCAGCTCGCAGTTGACTTCCTGCAGGAGGAAATCCGCCGCACGCATGCGCTTGGTGTACGTAACATCGTGCTTCATCCCGGCGCTTTTACGGACAAGGATGCCGAATATGGGGTGAACCGCATTGCAGAGGGACTAAACGAAGTCCTGAACGGAACCAACGAAACGGATGTGTGCATCGCCCTGGAAACGATGGCCGGCAAAGGCACAGAGGTAGGGCGGAGCTTCGAGGAGATCGCGCAGATTATCGACAAAGTCCAACACAACGAGCGGTTAACGATCTGCCTCGATACCTGCCATATCCATGATGCGGGGTACGATATTGTCAACGATTTGGACGGGGTACTGAAGAAGTTCGATGACACGATCGGATTAAAGCGGATTGAAGTCGTTCATATCAATGACAGCAAAAATCCGGTAGGCGCGGCCAAAGACCGCCATGCACCGATTGGCTCCGGCTGGATCGGATTCGAAGCGATCAATCGCGTTGTGCACCACGATGCGCTGCAAGGCCGGCCGTTCATTCTGGAGACGCCTTGGGTCGGGAAGGATGCGAAGACGCAACGTCCGATGTACGAAGTGGAAATCGCGCTGCTGCGGGGGAACGTTGCCGAACGGTTTGGCGATGCCTTCCTGAGCGATGTGGAGCGTTTGGCTGACTTTTTCGCCAAGCAGGACATCCATTCGCGTTCCTTTGTGTTAGACACGTGGAATCTGCTCAAAAACGACGCCAAAGCGAAAAAAGCGGACCCGCGTGAACCGATGGAACGCTTATACGACCTTACCGTGGAAGCAAGCTTATTCCCGGATCTGACGGAAGAGCAGATCAACCATCGCCTGGTGGCCTGGTTCGCCAGCGGTAAATAA
- the tkt gene encoding transketolase, whose protein sequence is MPLTDNNSIDNLSITTIRTLAIDAIEKAKSGHPGMPMGSAPMGYQLFAKTMVHNPDEPTWINRDRFVLSAGHGSMLLYSLLHLCGYDLPMEEIKQFRQWGSKTPGHPEYGHTAGVDATTGPLGQGLAMAVGMALAETQLAATYNKGDLKVIDHYTYGICGDGDLMEGVASEAASLAGHLKLGKLIFLYDSNDISLDGKLNLSFSENVRQRFEAYGWQTLRVEDGNDLAAIEAAIEEAKRDTERPTLIEVKTIIGYGSPNKQGKGGHGGTHGSPLGPEEAKLTKENYKWVYEEDFYVPQEVREHFAKVKERGIAAYQAWQETFKQYKAQYPELAAQFERAIAGDLPSGWDAKLPKYSPSDKAVSTRVASGNALNGLAPNVPQLLGGSADLESSTMTHLNDLAMYTPETRDGRNLYFGVREFGMAAAMNGIMLHGGLKVFGGTFFVFTDYLRPAVRLSALMKLPVTYVLTHDSIAVGEDGPTHEPIEQLASLRIIPGLTVIRPADANETSAAWAYAVENKANPVALVLTRQNLPILENTAEKAREGVKRGGYVVSDAKDGKPVAQIIATGSEVQLAIKAQAALAEEGIHVRVISLPSWDLFDKQDQAYKDSVILPDVKARVAVEMAHPFGWERFVGEKGSVIGIDKFGASAPGDRVIEEYGFTVENVVSHVKAQLK, encoded by the coding sequence ATGCCACTTACAGACAACAATTCGATCGACAACCTCTCGATCACCACAATTCGTACGCTGGCGATCGACGCGATCGAAAAAGCGAAATCCGGTCATCCGGGCATGCCGATGGGCTCTGCTCCGATGGGTTATCAATTGTTCGCCAAAACGATGGTCCACAATCCAGACGAACCAACCTGGATCAACCGCGACCGTTTTGTTTTGTCCGCCGGCCACGGTTCCATGCTGCTGTACAGCTTGCTGCACCTGTGCGGTTATGACCTTCCAATGGAAGAAATCAAGCAATTCCGTCAATGGGGCAGTAAAACGCCAGGCCATCCAGAGTATGGTCACACTGCAGGCGTTGATGCAACAACCGGTCCGCTGGGCCAAGGGTTGGCGATGGCTGTAGGGATGGCGCTTGCCGAAACGCAACTGGCTGCGACCTATAATAAAGGCGATCTGAAAGTAATCGACCACTATACGTACGGCATCTGCGGCGACGGCGACCTGATGGAAGGCGTAGCCAGCGAAGCCGCATCGCTTGCCGGCCACCTGAAGCTGGGCAAATTGATCTTCCTGTATGACTCCAACGACATCTCGCTGGACGGTAAGCTGAACCTCAGCTTCTCGGAAAACGTACGTCAACGCTTTGAAGCTTACGGCTGGCAAACGCTGCGCGTCGAAGACGGCAACGATCTGGCTGCGATCGAAGCGGCGATCGAAGAAGCGAAACGCGACACCGAACGCCCAACGCTGATCGAAGTGAAGACGATTATCGGCTACGGCAGCCCGAACAAGCAAGGGAAAGGCGGGCACGGCGGTACGCACGGCTCCCCGCTGGGACCTGAAGAAGCGAAGCTGACGAAAGAGAACTATAAATGGGTTTACGAAGAAGATTTCTATGTTCCCCAAGAAGTGCGCGAGCATTTTGCCAAAGTCAAAGAACGCGGTATTGCGGCATATCAAGCTTGGCAAGAAACGTTCAAGCAATATAAAGCACAATATCCGGAGCTGGCTGCTCAATTCGAGCGTGCGATCGCTGGTGACCTGCCTTCCGGTTGGGATGCGAAGCTTCCGAAATACAGCCCTTCGGACAAAGCCGTTTCGACTCGCGTCGCTTCCGGTAACGCGCTGAACGGACTGGCTCCGAACGTGCCTCAGCTGCTGGGCGGCTCCGCTGACCTGGAAAGCTCGACGATGACGCATCTGAACGACCTGGCCATGTATACGCCGGAAACCCGCGATGGCCGCAACCTGTACTTCGGCGTGCGCGAGTTCGGCATGGCTGCGGCGATGAACGGCATCATGCTGCACGGCGGCTTGAAAGTATTCGGCGGTACGTTCTTCGTGTTCACCGACTACCTGCGTCCAGCTGTACGCTTGTCCGCTCTGATGAAGCTGCCGGTGACTTACGTGCTGACACATGACAGTATCGCGGTTGGCGAAGACGGCCCAACGCATGAACCGATTGAACAACTAGCTTCCCTGCGCATCATCCCAGGCTTGACGGTAATCCGTCCGGCAGACGCCAACGAAACATCCGCAGCATGGGCTTATGCAGTAGAAAATAAAGCGAATCCGGTGGCCCTGGTGCTGACGCGTCAAAACCTGCCGATCCTGGAAAACACGGCTGAAAAAGCACGCGAAGGCGTGAAGCGCGGCGGTTACGTTGTATCCGATGCGAAGGACGGCAAGCCGGTGGCTCAGATCATTGCTACAGGCTCTGAAGTTCAGCTGGCGATCAAAGCCCAAGCCGCATTGGCTGAAGAGGGCATCCATGTACGCGTCATCAGCTTGCCAAGCTGGGATCTGTTTGACAAGCAAGATCAAGCTTACAAGGACTCCGTCATCCTGCCGGATGTCAAAGCCCGCGTAGCCGTAGAAATGGCGCATCCATTTGGTTGGGAACGTTTTGTCGGCGAGAAAGGCTCGGTCATCGGCATCGACAAGTTCGGGGCATCCGCGCCTGGCGACAGAGTGATCGAAGAGTACGGCTTTACGGTTGAGAACGTCGTTAGCCACGTGAAAGCTCAATTGAAATAA
- the ppnP gene encoding pyrimidine/purine nucleoside phosphorylase has translation MTQQLQNVTVDKQANIYFDGKVTSRTVWLPDGSKLTLGIMLPGEYEFGTDSLEVMDILSGDLKVLLPGETLWREISGRGTFTVPAKSSFKLEVRSVTDYCCSYGAGAEA, from the coding sequence GTGACCCAGCAACTGCAAAATGTGACTGTAGATAAGCAAGCCAACATCTATTTCGACGGCAAAGTCACGAGCCGGACCGTATGGCTTCCAGACGGAAGCAAACTGACGCTGGGGATCATGCTCCCCGGGGAGTACGAATTCGGCACGGATTCGCTGGAAGTGATGGACATCTTGTCCGGGGACCTGAAGGTGCTGCTTCCGGGCGAAACGCTGTGGCGCGAAATTAGCGGGCGTGGAACGTTCACCGTTCCCGCCAAGTCTTCCTTCAAGCTGGAGGTGCGCAGCGTCACCGATTACTGCTGCTCCTACGGGGCAGGAGCCGAGGCGTAG